Below is a genomic region from Candidatus Dependentiae bacterium.
ATTTAAAGAGTGGCTTACACAAGAAGTTAATCAAGTTTGCGTTATGCACAATTCACTCAAAGTTCCCGCTGAAATTCAAAAGATTTTCAAAGAATTACATGGCATCAGTTATGAAGAAAGCCTTGCTGAACAATTAAATACGCTGAAAAAGGCGATAAAAGAGCAATTTGGCATGGATATAGATATTTCAGATATCGATCTTCAGGACTCACATGAAGAAATTATGCGAAACATATTTCTAAAAATGGGCAAAGCTACTGCCAGCAAAAAAGACTCTTCTTGCAAAGCTCCACAATCAAAAAAGCAACGCGAAAAAGAGCTAAAGAAGCAGGCGTTTGAAGAAATACAATCAAAGAGCTTGAGCAGTATTTATAAACAATTGGTACGTGTTTTGCATCCCGACTTGGAGCAAAATATCGAAAAGAAGGTCTGGAAAGAAGAGTTGATGAAAAAGCTCACGACCTCTTATAAAGGCAATGACCTGTATTCGTTGTTGACCATAGAAATGGAATGGGCAAATCGCTCTGCAGGAAAGATACAATCACAAAACGATGAAGACCTCAAAATCTATAACACTATTTTGAAAGATCAAATAAACGAACTTCAAACTGCTATTGATACGCTCTTTATGCATCCAAAATTTATGCCTATTCAAGGACTTTATAATAATAAGTTTGATGGAATATCTACCTTAAAAAATAAAACCGTCGAATTGAAAAAATCAATTCAGGAAATCCAAGGAATGATTCCTCTCCTTAAAACTTCGGAATCCCAAACTATCTTTAAAAAAATTATACAAGAACGTATTGCAATGCAAAGACTTACGACTCAAAAATTTATGCCGTTTTAATGCAGCGATTGTTAATTAATGTGACAACGGGTGGCACTATACTGTCTACACTTCGAACTTTTAATTGGAACAGCTTACAGGAAAAATACAATGTATCCGCATTGCTTAATCCATTGACAGTTGTAAAAACGATCTAGTAGTATCTCAACTGCTTAAGTTGTATTGAAAATATTTTACAAGAGAGATCCCTATGAAAATAGTAAGAATGTACATTCCATTATTTCTTATCCTTATCAATCAAACAAGCTGGGTGTATTCGACGTCTAATTTGGGTGAATTTACCCCCATTGTTGGTTCACCCTTTGCAACAGGAAGCAATCCCTTTTCTGCATCATTTTCACCAGTAATTTCGGGCAATGTATTTGTTGCAGCTGCAAATGCAAATGACAGCACAGTTTCAATGTATAGTGTTAATCAAACAACTGGGTCATTGACTGCTGTTGCAGGGTCTCCATTTGCTACCGGAAGTTATCCCCAATCAGTATCATTTTCTCCAGATGTATCAGGAAGTTTATTTGCCGCTGTCGCAAATAATGGAAACAATAAGGTTTCAGTATATAGCATTAACACAACAACAGGCGCTTTTACCCCTGTTGCAGGGTCTCCATTTTCCACCGGAAATTTTCCTAGTTCTGTAGCCTTTTCACCAATAGCATCCGGAAATTTATTTGCTGCTGTTGCAAACGCATCGGGTACTGTATCAGTATATAGTGCTAATACCACAACAGGCGTATTCACCCCTGTTGCAGGGTCACCTTTTGCTGCAGGCTTAGGCCCAATTTCTGTGGCATTTTCACCACTAGTATCCGGCAATTTATTTGCTGCTGTTACCAACGGAAGCAGTAATACGATCTCAGTGTATAGCGTCAATCAAACAACCGGAGTATTCACTCCCGTTGCGGGATCGCCATTTGCAACAGGCACCACACCTTTTTCTATAGCGTTTTCGCCACTCTCATCAGGAAACTTATTTGCTGCTGTTACCAATAATAGCGACAATAATGTTTCAGTGTATGAGGTTAATCAAACAACTGGTTTATTTACACCTGTTACTGGATCTCCATTTGCAACAGGGAATACCCCTTATTTTGTAGGGTTTTCACCACTCTCATCAGGAAACTTATTTGCCGCTGTTACCAATAATCACGGTGATAATGTTTCAGTGTATACCATCAACCAAACAACGGGCGCATTTACACCCGCAACTGGATCTCCATTTGCAACAGCAAGTTACCCAGCTGCAGTGGGATTTTCACCACTACTATCAGGAGGCTTGTTTGCTCTTGTTTCAAGCCAAACTGATAACAATGTTGCTATTTATAATGTTACTTCTTCTGAAGTAGTTAAAAATGGTAGCGCTTTATCACTCGCAATTATCGCCAAATATTGCAGTAATGCCTTCTAGCTTTTTAAATTTGATTTAAAAAGCTAAACCAACATCAGCCCACAGCGCCCATTGATTAAATGCGGCATTGTGCTGAGCGAATTCATACGATCCGCCTAAGCCAAATAGACCTGCAAAACATCTGAATGCGTAGGGCCTTGCAATGGCAGCATATATTTTGTTGGTCAGAACATTGGGATGAGCAGCTGATGAAAGATTAAGATCGCTCACTGTTAAAGGCACAAATATTGCATCACTCACAACGGTTCCAAAAGATTGGGCAATAGTTGCCGTACTTGCAGATGTTTGATTGGTGCCGCATACACCACTCATATCATAAATACCTATAGTATTGTTCGATAAAGCATTATTGCAGCATCGCAATGCAACTTTTTCTTTTTGACGCCACCATAAATCATAACCAATTTCTATATCCCAGTTGCAATGGCGGTGGTGCAGAGCAAGCCAAAAATCTACAGTACTGCGTGGGGTTACTTTTGTTGGCAATGTAAAATAATTAATTCCAGGCAATGAATTCAAGGGTTGACTTTGATCTACAACTAATAAATAACGAGACCAGTCACCATTATCACACAAATCAAACGATCGTCTTTCATGAGCACTAAAAGCATAGCGATATTTACAATCGCCCAAGATAGTCCATGAATTATCTTCTCGCTCACACAAAACATAGTCAGCATTCAAACCTACACCAAGAGTTACATGCTTAGAGCCAACAAGTGGTTCAAACAAATAATATGAAGTTGGACGATTGCCTGTTGGAATAGTAAGCACACCGTACAAAGCAATGTGATCTACTTTGGGACAATCAAAATCATAACCAATTTTTATCTGAATATCATCAAGGCCAGCTTTAGTTTTTTCCCCACAACATTTAATTTTGCCAGCACACCAGTCTGGATTATTAAATCCATCACACATGTTTGTAAAATCTGGTATGGTCCCATTTTCAGTTCTATCAGTTTCTCTTACATGCATAGTATGGGTAGCGCCCATAATTGCAGTATTAGCAAGCAACCATAAACCATCTAACCATCTATTAAAATTCGCATAGAAGGTGAGCACTCCTCCATAGGTAGTGCGTTGAGGAGCACAGCACAATGTTGAACTGTACAGTGTTCCTGAAGCAGAAATAACATTAAACCACAAAGGGTTTATATCTCCCGTGCCATTTTCGCGTACTGCAACACAGCATTTGTTGTGCGGCAAAAAGAATGCGGCTGATTTTTTTCCTTGTGTTGATCGTTGATAAAATGGTTTGACGGATAGCTGGAAATCGTTTTTATCGCCGTGATACATATCATAATCGGTTAAAGCAAGTTCAAATGTTGGGTCAGTGGTGATTTGGCGAGGTGTAAAAAAAGTGTGACTTGCGCCATATGCCGCGCAACATCCAGATATAAGGATAAAAAAGATACATAACTGTAAAGACTTCATATATTCTCCTTTGGTATAAAAAATAACTTTTATCATTTTTGTACGTTACTCCACCTTTTAATAAAATAATTTTATTAAATATGATCACATAAAGAGACAATATTTTTGTTGAATGGCCACGGTTAATGCGCTTTCGATTAACGATGACAGTATTCCATAACGGGCTATGGCAAATCGATAAGCGCCTTCTATTAATGTTTGGCCGGCTACAACTATTTTTCCATCGACTTGTATGGCGAGGCTTTGGGCTTTGCCATTAGTGCTTGTATCAAATATGGTTGTAATGATTCCTGCAGGCATTCCGGAGGGGCTGAATGTAGCATCAAGTGTTCCGTCAGAGGTGTATCGTGCTAACAAAAATTGAGTAATGCCTGTTATTGTAGCCTGCCCGGCGGCAACTATTTTACCATCAGTTTGAAGAGCAATTTTTGTTGCTTGACTAGTTGTCCCAACCGGTGTTGTTACGGTGCCTAATGGAGTTCCACTAGGATTAAAGTTAGTATCAAGTGTGCCATCGGAATTATATCGTGCCAATGCGGATTGAATAATGCCGGTTACTGTAGCATTGCCAGAAACAACTATTTTGCCATCAGCTTGTAGAGCTATGCCGCTTGCTGCTGCTCTTGTGCCAATAAGTGTTGTTACTATGCCCGTGCCCGTACCAAATGAGGTAGTATCAAGCGTTCCATTAGCGTTATATCGGGTTAATGCAATATAGGTAACGCCTGCCAAAACAGAAAATCCAGCAGCAACTATTTTCCCATCGGTCTGCAAAGCTACATCAAAAAAACGAGTTCCCGTATCAATCAGCATTGTTATTTTGCCACCTATGCCAAATGAAGCATCAAGTGTTCCATCAGAGTTATATCGAGCTAATGCCCCATAAGAAACAACCGCTGGTATAGTAATGGTAAAGCCCGCAACAACTATCTTTCCATCGGCTTGTAAAGCTACTGCTTGGCCTTCGCTTACATCAGCAATAAATATTGTTACTGTACCTGGTATAGTACCAGAAGGATTAAATGAAGTATCAAGTGTGCCGTTAGAATTATATCGGGCTAATCCAAAGTAAGTAGTTCCCGAAACATTTGCCGTACCTGCAGCAACTATTTTGCCATCAGGTTGTAGTACTACTGCAGAAATTGAACTATTGCTACCGACACCAAATGATGTCCTTGCTATGCCAGCTACGCCAAATGAAGTATCAAGTGTCCCATTCGTATTGTACCGTGCTAATGCAAATAGGGAATCGCCTCCCATATTAACAGCAAACCCGGCGATAACTATCTTGCCATCGGGTTGTACAGCAACGCCATTAGCTACGCTTATACTATCAATAGGTGTCGTTACGGTGCCAGGTGGCGTTCCGCTAGGGTTAAAAGTAATATCAAGGGTTTCACCAATAGCAGTGAATGGTATCAAGCAACTAACGAGTATCGCTTTTGTTAACCATGTGCATTCCATCTGCATTGTTTTTATCCTTATAAATTAAAAATTCAGGCGAAATGGGACCAATATCACATTCTTCATTTGATATATGTTTATCTTTATTTGTGAGCTTTAGTCAACAAATGGGCCCACTTAACACAGGTAACCGCACTACAAACCCTATATTTGAGCTATCTTAATTAATTGATAACTTTCTCTTTTTGAAACAAATGTATGCGCAGATTGTAGATTAGCGATAACTATTTTATGAGTTCTGAAGTTGGGGGAAGAAGGCAACTTATTAAGCTGGTACTATCGAACTTGATGCTGAAGGATGAAAACATCGTCTGTGAAGTGCTTTCGCCATTTGATTTGATAGTAAAAAGTTCGGATGATCAACTATGGCTACACAGAAATTGTGCAAGAATTAATTAAATCGGGCGCTGATGTCAACATTAAAGGAGAGTATGGACATACGCCGCTTATGCTTGCTGCTAAAAATGGCTATGAAGATATTACTATCTCCCTCATCAAAGCAGGTGCCCATATCAATGCCCAAAAGTCACTTGGAGACGCAGCCCTGATAATTGCCCCTGAAACCTCTAAAGAAGACGATCCAAGTATTATTAAGGAATTAATCAAAGCAGGTGCCGATATAAACATTCAAACTAATACGGGTTCAAGCGCACTAACTAGAGCTGTTGAGCAAGGCAATATACATATAATCAAAGCTTTGCTCAAAGCTGGCGCCGATGTACACTTGAAAGGCGAATGGAGCCGCGCTGCATTAGATTGGCCATATCAGATGACATAAAAAAACTATTAGAAGAACATAAGAAACAACAATCGTTCGCACTAAAATAAAAAAACAGCTTAGGCGATAAAAACCTTCTGAGCTGTTTTTGTTTGCAACCTATGTTAATTTTTTTGCATTGATAACCGGCGGATCATGAGCGAATTTACCACAACCTTCTATGAGCAAATACATACCCGGAACCGGATTTTAGATACCGCTCAAATTGTATTGCCTTCACTTCATCATCAAAACAAACGTATGTCACTATTTTCCATGGCCTAAAGTCAGATCAATATATTGATCCACCAGAATTATGTTTTTCAAGTCGCTGTTCAAGATCAACAGTATATCCTATGTAGGTTTTGCTAGGATCTTTTAATGATTTGATGAGATAAACGTAGTACATAGTGAATCAGAAGAGTTTTATGGTGGAGAAATGTGGAAACAAAAAAATTAATAACAAACTCGCTCGAGAGCGAAACTTAATGAGCCGGAACAATTTTAATGTAATTTTAATCGGATGAACTTTATGCCCTACTTCGCAAGCTACGAAGGGCATTCTTCGCTCAGTTCTATCAATCTTTATTTTAATTTGTATACCAATCATTTGAAGAAGATGGCCCGCCATTCGAAGCTCCTTAAAGAGCGAAGAATGGCTGGAGACGCTGTCTACACTTCGAACTTTTAACTGGAACAGCATCACACATATCCTGAAATTATTCAGGCATCAAACATACTCTTATTAAGAGTCAGTTTCTGATGCACTTCTTCATTGACAAGGGCCAACAAGCGGCAACACTGTAACCGTAATAGAACAGAGGTAAGAGTTTTATTCATTTAAAAAAAAGTTGCTCCAAGCTGTTTCATTGATGTATCCTTCTAGAAAATAAAAAACTTCAAAAAAGGAGCCATCATGTTTGCAAAAAAATTCTATTCCTTATGTCTGATTGTTGCATTATCATGTAGCTCATTATCTCTGCTAGCCAACAGTTGGCGCATACTGTTCTACATGGATTCAAGTGATAGCCTCAGTGATATGGCATTTAAAAATATTACTGATATGGTTCGTGGAAAACCCAATGATTCCATTGAGCTTTTTATTCAACTACATGCTTATTACAATGCCGGCTTACGGTATCGAGTAACCAATCAAGGTTTAGTCTTTTTGGAAGAAGTAACGTTAACTGGCAATAACAAACAAGATTTTATTGATGCTGCATCATGGGGATTTTCTGGTAATAATGCTGACCACACTATGATGATCATGTCAAACCATGGTTGGGGAATTCTAGATCCTCGCTGGAATGAACAAACACAAAAATACGAAGTCGATAGTGATCAACTGGCAACATCCTGCACCGCCAAACGGTCAGCCCTTGCTCATCACCAACAACGACACAAAGGCTACATGTTTAACCATACAACAAAAACCTATCTAACCAACGATGACCTCATCTCAGGCCTCAACACCATTAAAGATGAAGTCCTGTCTGGCCAACAGATTGATATTGTAGCTTTTGATACGTGCATGGGAGCAATGCTCGAGGTTGCTTATCAAGTGGCCCCGTTTGCTCGCTATATGGTGGGCAGCCAAAGTTGTTCATTACCCGATGGCTTTGACTATCAAGGTATCACGACAGTCTTGAATCAAGAAAACAATACACCATTGGATGTTGCTGCTGGTATGGTTAATGCATTTGATGATTATTATACTCGCCATGATGATTCAGGAATCTATACTCATACCGCCTTCGATCTAAACCGTGTGGATGACGTGCGCATAGCGCTCAACCTCCTCATTGAACAGGTACTTAATCTTCCAGATTACACAAATATTTTGAATACAGTCCGTGATGCTTCGCCACGTTTTTGCATGTGGCCAATGTATACCGACACCATGGAATTTTTTACTATTTTAGGCAATCAATTAGCCCCCAGCGAAGAATCAGACCAAGTCACTGCCGTTATGCAAGCAATAGAGATTTTGCGCAATGCACATGCGACAATGATTGTTGCTCGTTGTGGCGGATCGGCAACACACGGTATGGCTCACGGCTCGGCTATATATTGTCCCTTCAATCGCATAGATAGCTCATACAATCAGACACTGTTTGCAGGGTCGTGCCAATGGATTAATCTCTTGCAAGCTATGTGTACTGATCAAACAGGGGATAGTCTGACAGCCTGGTCTGTTGGAAATGCTTCATGAATGCAAAGAAACTGTTATAGTGACATTAATTCGGTTTCTGATGTACTTCATAGAACAGGGGGGAAATTAAGCCCCTAGCACCTGGCGCAACCATCGGGCAGCCTCCGTAAATGTTTCTGGCCGTGCATTCTGCAATCCATGTCCTATGCCCTCAAAGCGCCAATAGGTAATAGGCACGCCATGTTCTTGGGATTTTGCTACAAATGCATCACATGATTCAAGCAATGGATCATTTGTTCCTACCACAACAAACATGGGAATTTTTAAATAAGCTAAAAAAATTGCTTCTACTTATTGACTTTACCTGAGATAACTTACTAATTTTAATAAAGCATTCTCGTTTATAAGGATTATTTTTAACCGAGGTTTTATGAAATTTAAAAAAATCTTACTCATAGTTATTGCAAGCTTTACTCTTTTAGTTCTTGTTGGGCTTAGTTATCAATTTATAAGCACGAAAATAGACGATTGTCGTTATCCAGCACCGGGGAAAATGGTTGCTGTTGATGGATTTAAATTACATATTAACTGTTCAGGAACTGGGACACCAACGGTCATTTTAGAATCGGGACTGGCAAACTTTTCAACTTATTGGACATTTGTTCAAAAAGGAGTTGAGCAATTTGCCCATGTATGTAGTTATGATAGGGCTGGCCGTGGCTGGAGCGAAAAAAGTCCTAATCCACGCACAGGTGCATTTATAGTAAAAGAACTTCATACACTGTTGCAAAATATGCATGCTCAACCACCGTATATTCTTGTAGGCCACTCTTCAGGAGGCATTAACATGCGTCTATATGCTAATACCTATCCTGATGAAGTATTTGGCATTGTATTAGTAGATTCTTCCCATGAAAAGCAAGAAGAACGTTTTGAAGAAGTTCAAAAACGTTTTCCTCGCCCGATATTAGACCGAATCAAAGGCTATATATTGACAAGTAGGATTGCGATTTATTTGGGAATAACGCGTTTGTATCTTACATTGCAAGATGCACCCCCTTTTCCTACATCAATTAAAGATGTTCTTATAGCAAAAATGAAAAGCACCAACAGTTTAACAACAGATGAATTCACACCATTTAAGGAAACTTTAAAACAGATTGAACAATCGCATAACGCCTTAGAAGATAAACCCTTAATAGTGATTACTGGGGGCAAAGAGCTTGATGCACCTGAAGGGTTCAAACAGGAAGCAAATGAAGTTGGAAAGATATTTCATATTTTTCAGAAGGAACTTTTACAACTCTCTAAGGTATCTAAACAAGTAATTGCCGAAAACAGCGGGCATATGATTAACCTTGAGCAGCCAGAAATTATTGTTGATGCCATTCGTGAGATGGTAAATGACTATCGAAAAGCGCAAGCTACACCTTTAGCAGCCCCTTAACATTTCTCATTTAGACAGAAAAGCTGGGAATGTATCCAATCATCGACACAGAGCCAATCATCCAGTAAGCACATGCATTAACATATGCGGCATGATAAGCATCATCGTTTTTTGCTGCTGGAATTTTTTCCATAAGTTGTTGGCGATATAACAAGTCAACTGATTCTATTAACTCTTCTGGTAGAGCCTTGGCGCACCAACAAGTTGGCATGCTCATTCGTAAATAGGTTGCATCTAATAATGCACTGTGCACTTTGCCATGTTCAAAATCAATCAATAATAAGGTTTTCTTGTTTGGATTATCAAATGTGTTGTCTGGACAAATATCACCATGGATAAAGGTTGTAAAAGAACCAGGTTCTGTAACTCCTTTCAAAACTGTGTTTATAATGTCTAGTAAATGAGCCGTATAAGGTATTTTAAAATTTTTTAAAATAGATTCTAGGCGCGACATTATATCGGTTGATTTGTCTTGTTCTGTAATTACAGAAGGGTTTATACGGTGCAAAATTTTAAGGTACTCATCAGTATGCTGATAGCTATATGCATGCAATTGTCCAAGACATATCATAAATCGCTGCAAGGTATCAGTTGCTGCTTGAGAGTTGTCTATCGTAGTTAAACTATCAACTAAACTAATATGAGGTTTACCTAAATCTTCAAGCAGAATAAAGCGATGTTCTTTGTTGCCGCCATAGAAGCGTGGCGCTATTGCTATCTTTGTGTTTAATGTGGATACAAATTCAAGACCAGCCCAATCTCGAGCAAATCGATCAAACGCTTCTTGATCTTGTCCATTTTTTACAGGCAATGCTTGTTTTAGAATTACACTCTTCGGAATATCATTGTGCGCATCTTTAATCATAAGCCTTAAGACAAGATTTCGTCTGTCTGGTTCACTTAGGCGAACAATAGATTGTATTTGAATTGATTTATGGAAAGATGAAGAAAGCAGTTTGGCAGCTTCTTTTACAACAAGTGAATCAATCGTTACTTCTTTGGTCTTGGTATAAATTCTTTTGATAATCCAATAGGTTAATGGTGCAACAATGGCGGCAATCAATAATGCGATTGCAAGAGTACTCAGGCCTTTTTGGTTAATGTTCATACGTGTCCTTTTTTCGAGATAAATATTATTGTCATCTTATTTAAAGATAATCACATTCATGAAGATTAAGTCCAGCAATCTCTATTTTGTTAAAAAATGTTGCAACCATTGAGCGGCTTCCGTAAATGTTTTTGGCCGCGCATTCTGCAAGCCATGCCCTATACCCTCAAAGCGCCAATAGGTGATCGGCATGTCATGTTCTTGGGCTTTTGCTACAAATGCATCGCATGATACAAGGAGAGGATCTTTAGTTCCTACTACAACAAGCAATAGCGCCAATATCATGATGGTAACCACGTTTTAGCTTTACAAAATAAGATGCCTGGTCATGCGTCTGAGCTTTGTATACTGACGCATCCATATCAGCGCCTAAAGGGATGAATGTCAGGGTAGCAACTTTAATGCCGTAATCGGTATTTAAGCAATCAATAATGCATTGATTTGAAAGAGATTGTTTTTCTATCATAGTGAAGACTTATCAGTAAAAGGTGAATAGCAAGCAGGGCTCTTGCCCAGCAAATTTTAAAAAATCATTCAATAAACGAGCATTTCATCTATCATCAACAGCATCATACTACACCTTATACATAATTATTTTTAGTTTTTTCCCAATTACAATAAAGAAGCTAGTGTTTGAATATGAGATGTTAAATACACTAATAAATCTAATGTTTGTTGTACCTGCGCAATGCCTAACTTATTCTTTTCATCATCACCATCCAAGCTCCGTTCAATGTTGTAAGCCATCCAATTGAGGCAATTGCCCCTGATACAATCAAAGGATGCTTGAATGTCATCTTTATTAATGGTACCACCAGCTTTTTTATATGCGTTAATAATAGAGGTGAAAAATTCAATATTAATAGTTCCAGATGGAAAACCACTCCAATCAAGTGCTATACAAATAATGTCTTGAGTCGGATTTAATAGTCGCGCAGCCTCCCAATCGATAATCATTGGATTGCCATCATCTGTCCACAGAACATTTTTTTGATCAAGATCGCCATGGCT
It encodes:
- a CDS encoding beta-propeller fold lactonase family protein, whose product is MKIVRMYIPLFLILINQTSWVYSTSNLGEFTPIVGSPFATGSNPFSASFSPVISGNVFVAAANANDSTVSMYSVNQTTGSLTAVAGSPFATGSYPQSVSFSPDVSGSLFAAVANNGNNKVSVYSINTTTGAFTPVAGSPFSTGNFPSSVAFSPIASGNLFAAVANASGTVSVYSANTTTGVFTPVAGSPFAAGLGPISVAFSPLVSGNLFAAVTNGSSNTISVYSVNQTTGVFTPVAGSPFATGTTPFSIAFSPLSSGNLFAAVTNNSDNNVSVYEVNQTTGLFTPVTGSPFATGNTPYFVGFSPLSSGNLFAAVTNNHGDNVSVYTINQTTGAFTPATGSPFATASYPAAVGFSPLLSGGLFALVSSQTDNNVAIYNVTSSEVVKNGSALSLAIIAKYCSNAF
- a CDS encoding delta-60 repeat domain-containing protein — its product is MQMECTWLTKAILVSCLIPFTAIGETLDITFNPSGTPPGTVTTPIDSISVANGVAVQPDGKIVIAGFAVNMGGDSLFALARYNTNGTLDTSFGVAGIARTSFGVGSNSSISAVVLQPDGKIVAAGTANVSGTTYFGLARYNSNGTLDTSFNPSGTIPGTVTIFIADVSEGQAVALQADGKIVVAGFTITIPAVVSYGALARYNSDGTLDASFGIGGKITMLIDTGTRFFDVALQTDGKIVAAGFSVLAGVTYIALTRYNANGTLDTTSFGTGTGIVTTLIGTRAAASGIALQADGKIVVSGNATVTGIIQSALARYNSDGTLDTNFNPSGTPLGTVTTPVGTTSQATKIALQTDGKIVAAGQATITGITQFLLARYTSDGTLDATFSPSGMPAGIITTIFDTSTNGKAQSLAIQVDGKIVVAGQTLIEGAYRFAIARYGILSSLIESALTVAIQQKYCLFM
- a CDS encoding ankyrin repeat domain-containing protein; amino-acid sequence: MINYGYTEIVQELIKSGADVNIKGEYGHTPLMLAAKNGYEDITISLIKAGAHINAQKSLGDAALIIAPETSKEDDPSIIKELIKAGADINIQTNTGSSALTRAVEQGNIHIIKALLKAGADVHLKGEWSRAALDWPYQMT
- a CDS encoding clostripain-related cysteine peptidase, giving the protein MFAKKFYSLCLIVALSCSSLSLLANSWRILFYMDSSDSLSDMAFKNITDMVRGKPNDSIELFIQLHAYYNAGLRYRVTNQGLVFLEEVTLTGNNKQDFIDAASWGFSGNNADHTMMIMSNHGWGILDPRWNEQTQKYEVDSDQLATSCTAKRSALAHHQQRHKGYMFNHTTKTYLTNDDLISGLNTIKDEVLSGQQIDIVAFDTCMGAMLEVAYQVAPFARYMVGSQSCSLPDGFDYQGITTVLNQENNTPLDVAAGMVNAFDDYYTRHDDSGIYTHTAFDLNRVDDVRIALNLLIEQVLNLPDYTNILNTVRDASPRFCMWPMYTDTMEFFTILGNQLAPSEESDQVTAVMQAIEILRNAHATMIVARCGGSATHGMAHGSAIYCPFNRIDSSYNQTLFAGSCQWINLLQAMCTDQTGDSLTAWSVGNAS
- a CDS encoding alpha/beta hydrolase produces the protein MKFKKILLIVIASFTLLVLVGLSYQFISTKIDDCRYPAPGKMVAVDGFKLHINCSGTGTPTVILESGLANFSTYWTFVQKGVEQFAHVCSYDRAGRGWSEKSPNPRTGAFIVKELHTLLQNMHAQPPYILVGHSSGGINMRLYANTYPDEVFGIVLVDSSHEKQEERFEEVQKRFPRPILDRIKGYILTSRIAIYLGITRLYLTLQDAPPFPTSIKDVLIAKMKSTNSLTTDEFTPFKETLKQIEQSHNALEDKPLIVITGGKELDAPEGFKQEANEVGKIFHIFQKELLQLSKVSKQVIAENSGHMINLEQPEIIVDAIREMVNDYRKAQATPLAAP